GGAACGCACCAACTTAATTCGAAAATAAGCATGAGTAGTTAGTTATTCGACTGTTTCTAACATTTTCCTGAACTCAAACCGATCAATCCTGCCGTCAGCATTTTTATCAAAAACGCTAATCATCCTTTCACAATCTTCCAACTTTTCTCCTTCTTTGAATCCCAATTTGCACATAATTACTTGTAACTTTCTTGCATCAATATACCCTTCCCTGTTCTTATCGAACACTCTAAAAGCTTCTTCCAGTTCTTCCACagttgcatcttcttcttccaacaAACTTAAAGTGTCTTCCAGAATCCTACAACGTCTACATAACTTGCCATCATATTCTTCTTTGTTGTTGAAATAACTGTTACTACTGCTACTCATTTCAAGCTTCGTAAACACTATGTTAACATCATCTTCAAATAAAGCTCCTTCATTTCGGATGCAAGCCTTGCAGTAAACGTCCTCACTACAAATTTTGGTATCATCATTTTCGTTATATTTTTCAGCCTTAGTGTGAATGAACAAAAACCATCGAAACTTGCCATAGAACTGTTGGAATTCAACAAGGATATAATCAAAGAAATTGCATAAAAGCTGGAACATGAAAAGCTTAAACATAAAACCAGATAGCGGGCTTCTCATTTCTGTCATGATTTTGTTACTGGGAACAAGTAATGGTGGCAAGGTAATGTTACTAAATGAATTAGTGATTAAGCTAATAAATTTTGGTGCGTCGATTTAAGATCACACCACAAGTTATATATATAAGTTGTTGTGCATGGTGGATAGCTTGAGCAAAAGCATGGAGGATACAAGGAAGCTAGGGTGGAAGTTCCTTTGAGTGTTTTTAGGTatactttttattttcatctcaaGAGGCATGATATAGATATTCTTTTCACTGTTGACTTTAAGAAACTCTTGACACTGATCGAATAACTGCTTTGTATGTGTTTGGATTAAGTGGAACAGTGACGGTGTGTAATAACGAAGAAATACTGTACGCATAGAGTAGGAAGATCtgcttaaaaaaaaagaataggaAGATCACAGGTATTGCTGCtggtcctttttttctttttaggaaCTTAGCCTGAAATTTCTCTCAGTTAGTTGACTTGGATCTTGACTACGACACGACTTCCAATTATTGGATATCCCTAGTGACTTTcacactttttttcttttttagaaaaacaaaaataaataaagtggtaattgaattattgtccctacCTATGATGGtctatacaaatatccttatcacataaTAATTATGTCTCTCTTTATCCATAAGCCCATCAGGGGCCCATCAACAATTTAGGGACTTCTAAATATATCCCATTTTTTTAAACAATTTAGGGATTGCCGATTTCAGATCtgaaaaaaaagatctctcttctcTTTCCTCCTCTATCGGCATCACCACCACCCGCCGCCACCACCTCCATCGCAAGATGGAGAGAAATTTTAAACCTAGAGAGAATCAATATCGTTTGAGAGTGAGAGAGATTTGTTCACTgcaacttctcaaacctcactacGGTGACAATATCATCAAACTCAGAAACAACAACAGAGAAATCTTCTTCGAatctgataggcacatttttgtcttatataatctcaattgtatatattattagtgctcgattttatatttattatggctttttatgtccctgtaggtatttttggagaaataagcttttgcgtcgaaattggctaaaaaagtggtttttgcgctcgtgggagaaaattactatgcggactctcaatttggataaggggtagcctaattactaaggagcatccattttcaggcagctgctaaagggaaaccaatgctggataaggggaggttatcttcttcatttgaaatttgaattttggagggaaaataagaacaaaattagggttgaagcaTTGAAGGTgatctagggagattcaatggctgaaatcaaatgggtttgttcctcttggctaaacagggctggtaatggtcttatttttgcccagaattggctagacaatccgcagaagatgaatcaagttttatattttttggtgggaaaaatatgcatgcaactggtagagttggggattgaattcgatcgatttccagagtgattcaatggctgaaattgattgggtttactccctaggcctaagcaggcctggtgaagtcttttttttgaacccaaattggctagaatagccggaaaaagaaatagaagtcaggttttgcacgggtctctgtctgacttatttttggaattctaggaagactaaaggcaataaactcttcccaaagatacatatctatctaaggaagagtttgagataagttggaaagctcagaaacgcgtgaaacaattttgggaagagattattgtcgtaactgccaagaaaagaaaagaagagatttcgagaagttttggggagattaaatcgctctgttggctatatataagttgctgggagttcatagaagggggtcgagactttgggggaccgagctgagggcttggtgaagttgtagaggtgaaaatcaagagttgcagagaagacgtttctgctgctgaagaacaacgtcgtagaacacttcgcaacttagcaagaaaccgttacctaatctttcaaatccaatacctttgtaacagctttgcaacaactattcctgttaaattttatttgtaagggcagcttccgtaacagtggattctgtaacaactatatctgttacagattcacttcttcaataaaaacacctatttgagccatgattaaatattttgagcgtgtttttgacatgaggagctaaaccccaacactgggatgatggaggaagccatatttcacaatcacttggtaactataattgatttttttatgacttttccacttgttttaatcgatttatgatttttcttgattagttgtgattttttttgatgtcgcatgctgggttctaggaacttttgatgcgtcatgcttgtgatttacatctaatgctttataaaatctacttttggcaaagaaaagagtcaacaaaagagctagaattgttatgagtcatcatatgaaccaattgaatgtgattagaggtgaaatcctaagtctcagtacctctcgatattcgtgacaaccttgtgaatatatttttagtatttttattcttagttcttaaatcaaacctttacacaatccgagttgaacgaactttactaccacttaaaaactacatcaatttttggcgccgccgacgcagatttatgttaggttttaggttttaggttttagatttattttatttcttttagaattttcgttctcttttacgcctttggtatttttcgattcttttcatattggagcgaagctacaaggaaagaaaaaagtactataaaaggaaagcatcgccaaagaaggaaagaagagaggaatccgaaaggagtgaagaagaatattttgtatatagttattttgttttatttttagaaactgtaaatagggttttagtttttgtaatttttctttttatttttggacactttttggactttatttttggactggacattattttttaaaaccctacggaagggttaagattaaatataaactgtttgcagggaaggacgacagttacgatattgtctcgtcccctcgggttcgtacactgacatcggagtcggtggcctgagtcgacttcaacggtttatcgcccgtctggtacgggaggtaagactctatccacccaagaatcccctgtcagtgggttttattttgtgtgacagctcacacccctgcaatagaatgtcgaactggtattacaagagccaatacaacgaatatccgactgagtttcaaaatggacgttactactttgaccataatgtgaatagtggttgggaacatcagccttttcaaggttatggatcataccttgatgatcccaattactatccacacacgcaccggtcatacgagcaaaattcttatatttctcctttagaagagtccctcaggaaattagaggagtcgacacgtaagttagctgagatgaataacttagtttatgacgaaacataactttctatagaggaatccttcaagttgatagctgagacgaacgaaagaattactcgaaataatattaatttccaatacagtgattccaatagtacccttgaaaatgaggataattatttgcataatcaagatgacgaggataaaattggtaacactacttgtttagatgagtttcaaccattttcatgttattatgatgattatgatgtagatagtgttaatgaagaatttgaaatatgtaggtatagtgatcaggaatttgttactccaaatgaactttatgatgttagtgttatttctggttcagatcctgataattttaatgattattcacctattcaaaaggacgaggatttgattagagataccacttctttagatgatgtagtatttccttttgattacgaagtcgataatggtttagaggaacgagtttattctgagaataccgttttagagtctagggatttagaaacaatggtcttagacgaagaaaatgaactcgtacaactattaaatatgagtgaggatgcgtcacttgagtataacctagaagaagcaattgactattttcaggattccaacgatctataaattaaggaaattgtagctagtctatctagagatacccaaaactctaagtttgggggtgattatcattctccatgtgccttaactcttagaaaggtccctcacttcggacttgacatatgtgcctcaaccattttgcaagattatcttcatacacgttttcctgaacctagtgatatccataaggaagttcagttgttagaaacccatcctctggttgatgaggatagaccaggctatgataccaagatcgactttgttttcccaccaaatatttttcaaccaattatgggaacgtataaatttcagatgtgtcaattatttagttttgagactaaacctaattactttaagagattagggtcgatacatttgcttaagattgaccaccagtttcatcgtggtcgattgtgtgagtcaaaattgattgactttaaggatcctcaattattcaggttattattatgtgcttttaaatttttacttgagtttcttcagactctaatacctgaaccggatcttagctttgaggaattccaacccatgaaaatattttatttggacccagttatagaacctgaacctgaaccacaactagatgtagttgtcttaaacaggaaactagacaagggtgtgctttatttgtttattttcttgacaggttgcagattccttttatttgtgatagctctatttggttttgatgacccacaaaagtttcggctattactttatgattctatgaggtgactaatcctttcttagtctggctgaaaacttagcacttcttgggaggtaacccaacattcatgcgacacggtaatatctttccttatctcttttgcttcaaatggtaacagtttctccttgttcatgcttttaatttcatctttagaacattgaggacaatgttagatttaagtttgggggtgtgggagaaactttttagttgcagtatgaataaataaactccagagcttagaaatttatgcctattgaggattgcactaactaatctaagtggatggaagcattttgatcgtaggagttgaggaaccaatctgattagatggaaacatctagaagagtctattcataaaagcacagagctcaggtgttagaaataacatgatagtttcaccatgtctcgttgagtccttttcacttctatttttattttattttgtttttaaaccatgtttctctaagtgataggtggggccacgattcaagttgttaccaatgctagggtgaattagagtgattgatttacaaagaaaaagaaaaaaaaagaccagaccaattagaccaaacagatcaaaaaaaaaatgaatgaaacgaaaaagctaaaaaataaaaataaaaataaattcagTGAATatagtcgaccactggttcccttgtatatgccagttgtgttgaactataattaggattatcgatcattggttcccttgtatatgccagttgtgttgatattagtcagaccagtatctcaatccattaggataggttcattctggcggaggccttcagacagatatgggaaacgccgttcacttagtgaacatcaaaaccatctatgtttttctctatatccatattcttgatctatccatgtgattagttttgactccggatattgatgtccatagtgcgactatctgagtagagctctgtcactttatatgaattttagtatgcttgagtgcaaactcgtgtacaacaattggaatttcgcatcagggtacttcctcctgtagtcaataagtatgccaaccaaggagattctttagtgccttccaaggttctgcctagatagctagggtctggagtggaaaggttttgtgggtatatctcttgtaagccctccggagacaacactccgccactagggacacttaggggtttaaaggcttattgcatacgctaaatgcaatcgacgatgcctgcgtcagtgagttaggtttttattttatttaatttactcgaggactagcaaataataagtttgggggtatttgataggcacatttttgtcttatataatctcaattgtatatattattagtgctcgattttatatttattatggctttttatgtccctgtaggtatttttggagaaataagcttttgcggcgaaattggctaaaaaagtggtttttgcgctcgtgggagaaaattactatgcggactctcaatttggataaggggtagcctaattactaaggagcatccattttcaggcagctgctaaagggaaaccactgctggataaggggaggttatcttcttcatttgaaatttgaattttggagggaaaataagaacaaaattagggttgaagaattgaaggtgttctagggagattcaatggctgaaatcaaatgggtttgttcctcttggctaaatagggctggtaatggtcttatttttgcccgaattggctagacaatccgcaggagatgaatcaagttttttagtttttggcgggaaaaatatgcatgcaactggcagagttggggattgaattcgatctatttccagagtgattcaatggatgaaattgattgggtttactccctaggcctaaaaaggcctggtgaagtcttttgtttgaacccaaattggctacaATAGccggaaaaaaaaatagaagtcaggttttgcacgggtctctgtatgacttatttttggaattctaggaagactaaaggcaagaaactcttcccaaagatacatatctatctaaggaagagtttgagataagttggaaagctcagaaacgcgtgaaacaattttgggaagagattattgccgtaacttccaagaaaaaaaaagaagagatttcgagaagttttggggagattaattCGCTCTGTTggatatatataagttgctgggagttcatagaagggggtcgagactttgggggaccgagcttagggcttggtgaagctgtagaggtgaaaatcaagagttgcagagaagacgtttctgctgctgaagaacaacgtcgtagaacacttcgcaacttagcaagaaaccgttacctaatctttcaaatccaatacctttgtaacagctttgcaacaactattcctgttagaatttatttgtaagggcagcttccgtaacagtggattctgtaacaactatatctgttacagattcacttcttcaataaaaacacctatttgagccatgattaaatattttgagcgtgtttttgacatgaggagctaaaccccaacactgggatgatggaggaagccatatttcacaatcacttggtaactataattgattctttatgacttttgcacttgttttaatcgatttatgatttttcttgattagttgtgattttgtttgatgtcgcatgctgggttttaggaacttttgatgcgtcatgcttttgatttacatctaattctttataaaatctacttttggcaaagaaaagagtcaacaaaagagctagaattattatgagtcatcatatgaaccaattgaatgtgattagtagtgaaatcctaagtctcagtacctctcgatattcgtgacaaccttgtgaatatatttttagtatttttattcttagttcttaaatcaaacctttacacaatccgagttgaacgaactttactaccacttaaaaactacatcagaatCTTCCGCCGAAATTAAAAGTTCTTATTCTTAATTGAAACATTTCTTCTTAAGTGAGAGATGgagagatctaattttagatttGAATTTCTGGTAATTTTCGGTTTACATTTGCATTTTTGATTTATTGAAGCTTAATAACTAATCCtaatggtggttgtggtggtggtgacaTTACGCTTTGGGGATTGTTCATATTTTTATGTAAGGTTGTTTCTGATTGTTCAGGTAAACTACTTGTTTTTAGTTCTAATTCTACAACGAGTACTGGTTTTATATTCGTTTTATAGCATTTGTATGTGAAATTTGATTGGGATCATAAAACAACACATTATGCTGGATTTTCAAGGTTGTTATCACAGAAATTTAGCTGTATCTAGATTTAGTTCATATTCATATTGTGGTTCATCTGCAGTAATCTACAATGGGCTCGTTTGTGAAGTTTGGTTACCTATGTTTAGAATGAAAATAAATTTGAAGCTCACAATCTGCGGTAGGTATGTTGTTCAACCTATGTTCAATAAATATCAATTTATAATAGTAGTAGTGATGTTAAGTGAACCTGATGTAGAAACTGAAGAGAGAAAGTTTTCACTGTATAAATCTGAGTAGGAAAGATAATGGTTTCGCCTTCATGATAAGTTTATGTTGACTTATTTTCACCTCTAAAAGAAACAAACTCATCATGTTCACAACACTAGATGCAAATGTGCCAATACTGCACAAGCACACTATCAAAATTTAATCCATTGGTTAGCAAATGACGAGACAACTATTAGGCTGATTTGGTTGTTCTAAACACTGTTGTTGTTGGCAAATGGCTTGATCA
This portion of the Papaver somniferum cultivar HN1 chromosome 11, ASM357369v1, whole genome shotgun sequence genome encodes:
- the LOC113324451 gene encoding calmodulin-like protein 6 translates to MRSPLSGFMFKLFMFQLLCNFFDYILVEFQQFYGKFRWFLFIHTKAEKYNENDDTKICSEDVYCKACIRNEGALFEDDVNIVFTKLEMSSSSNSYFNNKEEYDGKLCRRCRILEDTLSLLEEEDATVEELEEAFRVFDKNREGYIDARKLQVIMCKLGFKEGEKLEDCERMISVFDKNADGRIDRFEFRKMLETVE